The following are encoded in a window of Paenibacillaceae bacterium GAS479 genomic DNA:
- a CDS encoding UDPglucose 6-dehydrogenase, with product MKLAVIGTGYVGLVSGVCFAELGNEVICVDKMEDKIGKLQSGEVPIYEPGLKELIASNVSAGRLSFTTDLPEAVRAADVVILAVGTPSLPSGEANLSYIRQAAKEIGESINGYKVIVTKSTVPVGTNEKIGSILSENTIHPFDIASVPEFLREGSAIRDTLNPDRIVIGADSPTARERLSALHRPLTDNILLTDIRSAEMIKYASNAFLATKISFINEIANICEKVGADVTQVAEGMGYDQRIGSSFLKAGIGYGGSCFPKDTEALIQIAGHVDYEFKLLKSVVEVNKDQRFNVIRKLETTLGELAGKTVAIWGLAFKPETDDVRDAPAFEIIQTLLDLGAKVRAYDPVAQENFSRGMQHGNVAYCSSAEEAATGADALCLLTEWREFREYPLTRLETLLRRPVLIDGRNQFTEEELAGTSFIYYSVGRPNLNKGVKEQSPALLF from the coding sequence ATGAAACTTGCTGTGATTGGAACTGGTTATGTCGGACTGGTGTCGGGAGTATGTTTTGCTGAGCTGGGCAATGAGGTTATCTGTGTGGACAAAATGGAGGATAAAATCGGGAAGCTGCAAAGCGGAGAGGTCCCGATCTACGAGCCAGGCCTCAAAGAGCTGATTGCTTCCAATGTTTCGGCAGGCAGGCTCAGCTTCACGACGGATCTACCTGAAGCGGTGCGCGCGGCGGATGTCGTCATCCTCGCAGTCGGCACACCATCCCTGCCAAGTGGCGAGGCCAATCTCTCCTATATTCGGCAGGCGGCCAAGGAAATTGGTGAGTCGATCAACGGCTACAAAGTTATCGTGACGAAAAGCACGGTGCCCGTCGGCACGAACGAAAAGATTGGCAGCATTTTGTCCGAGAATACGATTCATCCCTTTGACATTGCCTCGGTGCCGGAGTTCCTGCGGGAAGGGTCGGCTATCCGCGATACGTTGAATCCAGACCGCATTGTCATTGGAGCGGACAGTCCGACAGCCAGAGAACGGCTATCGGCGCTGCATCGGCCACTCACAGATAACATCCTGCTCACGGATATTCGCAGCGCCGAGATGATCAAGTACGCTTCCAATGCCTTCCTCGCTACGAAAATATCGTTCATCAACGAAATCGCCAACATTTGCGAGAAGGTCGGAGCGGATGTGACCCAAGTCGCAGAGGGTATGGGCTACGACCAGCGCATCGGCTCCTCATTCCTGAAAGCCGGCATCGGTTATGGCGGCTCTTGTTTCCCGAAGGATACGGAAGCGCTCATTCAGATCGCCGGCCACGTGGACTATGAATTTAAGCTGCTGAAGTCTGTCGTTGAGGTCAACAAGGATCAGCGCTTCAATGTCATCCGCAAGCTGGAGACGACGCTCGGCGAGCTTGCAGGCAAGACGGTGGCGATATGGGGGCTTGCCTTCAAGCCTGAAACGGATGATGTGCGGGATGCCCCGGCATTCGAGATCATTCAGACGTTATTGGATCTCGGAGCGAAGGTGCGGGCTTACGATCCGGTTGCACAAGAGAACTTCAGCCGTGGGATGCAGCATGGAAATGTAGCCTATTGTAGCAGTGCGGAGGAGGCGGCAACGGGAGCCGATGCGCTTTGTTTGCTGACGGAGTGGCGGGAGTTCCGCGAATATCCGCTGACCCGTCTGGAGACGCTGCTGCGCCGTCCCGTGCTCATTGACGGGCGCAACCAGTTTACAGAGGAAGAACTGGCCGGGACTTCATTTATCTATTACTCGGTGGGCCGTCCTAATCTGAACAAAGGCGTCAAGGAGCAAAGCCCTGCCCTGCTATTCTAA
- a CDS encoding mannose-1-phosphate guanylyltransferase, which produces MKTVLLSGGSGKRLWPLSNDLRSKQFLPLLTGPDGSSESMVQRVWRQLGQAGLAQGSYIATSRSQVEVLQSQLGHEVPIIVEPERRDTFPAIALAATYLYSIAGVPLNEVVAIMPVDPYVDDSFYDAIKSLEGAVLESEAELALIGVVPEHPSESFGYIVPSSDGGNSRFQQVNSFKEKPRREEAAALIEQGALWNCGVFAFRLDRIINLLISMNLPIQYEEMVKQYRKLPKNSFDYEVVEKLKHVAVASYSGVWRDLGTWDTLTGEMKERVVGKGIVTEDCVDTHLINELDIPITVMGVSGIVVAASPDGILVSEKSVSSRIKDVNGSQELRPMFEERRWGTYKVVDYVKYDDGREVLTKRICIAAGKNLSYQYHNRRSEVWTVTAGRGELILDGKHRELLPGDVVLVPAGMLHSVKAVADLEIIEVQSGHELVEDDIVRLFMNWEEILHYVQPIG; this is translated from the coding sequence ATGAAAACGGTACTTCTATCGGGCGGCTCCGGTAAACGCCTGTGGCCGCTGTCCAACGATCTGCGATCCAAGCAGTTTCTACCGCTGCTTACGGGTCCAGACGGTTCGAGCGAGTCTATGGTGCAGCGGGTGTGGAGACAACTCGGGCAAGCGGGGCTGGCACAGGGAAGCTACATCGCTACTAGCCGCTCGCAGGTCGAGGTGCTGCAAAGCCAGCTCGGCCATGAGGTACCTATCATCGTGGAGCCAGAGCGTAGGGATACATTCCCGGCAATAGCGCTTGCAGCTACTTATCTGTATTCCATTGCTGGAGTGCCGCTGAACGAGGTCGTGGCGATTATGCCGGTTGACCCCTATGTAGATGATTCCTTTTATGACGCGATCAAGTCTCTGGAAGGGGCCGTCCTGGAATCGGAAGCGGAGCTGGCTCTGATTGGAGTGGTGCCGGAGCATCCATCGGAAAGTTTCGGTTACATCGTTCCTTCTTCTGATGGAGGCAACAGTCGTTTTCAACAAGTAAATAGCTTTAAGGAAAAGCCCCGAAGGGAAGAAGCGGCTGCTCTAATCGAGCAGGGAGCGCTTTGGAACTGCGGGGTTTTTGCGTTCCGACTAGACCGCATCATTAATCTGTTGATCTCGATGAATCTCCCCATCCAATACGAAGAGATGGTGAAGCAGTACCGCAAGCTGCCCAAAAACAGCTTTGATTACGAGGTAGTTGAGAAGCTGAAGCATGTGGCGGTCGCTTCCTACAGCGGAGTATGGCGCGATCTAGGAACCTGGGACACGCTGACCGGAGAGATGAAAGAGCGTGTTGTCGGTAAAGGCATCGTCACGGAGGATTGCGTGGATACACATCTCATTAATGAGCTGGATATTCCCATTACCGTGATGGGTGTATCTGGAATCGTTGTAGCGGCGAGCCCGGACGGCATTCTCGTATCCGAGAAGTCGGTCAGCTCTCGGATCAAGGATGTGAACGGGAGCCAGGAGCTGCGTCCGATGTTCGAGGAACGCCGCTGGGGTACTTACAAAGTTGTGGACTATGTGAAATACGATGACGGCCGCGAGGTTCTAACGAAACGGATCTGCATCGCAGCCGGCAAAAATCTCAGCTATCAGTACCATAATCGGCGGAGCGAGGTATGGACGGTTACGGCGGGAAGAGGCGAGCTGATTCTGGACGGCAAACATCGGGAGCTGCTGCCCGGGGATGTCGTTCTGGTGCCAGCCGGGATGCTGCATAGCGTCAAGGCAGTGGCCGACCTGGAGATTATTGAAGTACAGAGCGGCCACGAACTGGTTGAGGATGATATTGTCCGGCTGTTTATGAACTGGGAAGAGATTTTGCATTACGTTCAGCCTATCGGATAA
- a CDS encoding dTDP-4-dehydrorhamnose reductase: MVKQRVIVTGAGGQLGTDLVSLLLSEGYEVFGLTRKELDFSNPSEVYRVVDEIGPDIIIHSGAYTKVDQAEAEPEIAHKVNGDGAGYIAQAAERAGAKLVYVSTDYVFDGTASEPISESEATNPVNVYGASKLDGERQALAHSGKTFIVRTSWVYGLHGNNFVRTMLNLARQGKPLSVVDDQFGSPTFTQDLAGCIAKLIRTDRYGIYHVSNSDCCSWHEFAEAIFQEADLSVDLKAVSSDQFVRPAKRPGYSVFAHHALEENGFPAMRHWREALKQLLALESKEENHENGTSIGRLR, encoded by the coding sequence ATGGTTAAACAGCGCGTTATCGTGACAGGTGCAGGAGGCCAGCTCGGAACCGATCTGGTCTCTTTGCTGTTGTCTGAAGGTTATGAGGTATTCGGTCTGACCCGTAAGGAGCTAGATTTTTCTAACCCGTCCGAGGTGTATAGGGTTGTGGACGAAATTGGTCCGGATATCATCATTCATAGCGGTGCCTATACCAAGGTTGATCAGGCTGAGGCGGAACCGGAAATCGCTCATAAGGTTAACGGTGATGGAGCAGGGTATATTGCCCAGGCTGCGGAAAGAGCCGGAGCCAAGCTTGTTTATGTCAGTACGGACTACGTATTTGACGGAACGGCTAGCGAACCCATTTCGGAGTCAGAAGCTACAAATCCTGTCAATGTATATGGGGCATCCAAGCTGGACGGGGAGCGGCAAGCCTTGGCTCATTCAGGGAAAACGTTCATTGTTCGCACCTCTTGGGTGTATGGCTTGCATGGGAACAATTTCGTCCGTACCATGCTGAATCTTGCCCGGCAAGGGAAGCCTCTGTCTGTGGTGGATGACCAGTTTGGAAGCCCAACTTTTACCCAAGACTTAGCTGGTTGCATTGCAAAACTGATCCGAACTGATCGGTATGGGATTTATCATGTTTCCAACTCGGATTGTTGCTCCTGGCATGAGTTCGCGGAAGCGATTTTTCAAGAAGCAGATCTTTCCGTTGATCTCAAAGCTGTCTCCAGCGACCAGTTCGTCCGGCCTGCTAAGCGTCCCGGTTATTCGGTCTTTGCTCATCATGCGCTAGAGGAGAATGGATTCCCGGCTATGCGTCACTGGAGAGAAGCGCTTAAGCAGCTTTTGGCACTGGAATCAAAGGAGGAAAATCATGAAAACGGTACTTCTATCGGGCGGCTCCGGTAA
- a CDS encoding dTDP-glucose 4,6-dehydratase encodes MNLLVTGGAGFIGSNFIRHMSEIHPDYTIVNLDKLTYAGNLDNLMDLENDDNYHFVKGDICNEALVRHLLRSHSITAIINFAAESHVDRSISDPGIFVTTNISGTQVLLEAARTYGIKKYIQISTDEVYGSLGATGFFTEETPLAPNSPYSASKAAGDLLVRAYHETYGLNVNITRCSNNYGPYHFPEKLIPLMITHALDGKPLPIYGDGLNVRDWLHVRDHAAAIDLVLHQGQPGEVYNIGGHNERTNIQIVELILERLGKSKDLIRYVEDRLGHDRRYAIDPAKLESELGWKPKYTFETGIVETIDWYLANEVWWRDIQSGQYLNGYDFLYGQTANG; translated from the coding sequence ATGAACCTACTGGTTACAGGTGGAGCAGGCTTTATTGGCAGCAACTTTATTCGTCATATGAGCGAAATTCATCCCGACTATACGATAGTTAACCTGGATAAGCTCACCTATGCGGGCAATCTGGATAACTTGATGGATCTGGAGAACGACGATAACTATCATTTTGTCAAAGGCGATATTTGCAATGAAGCGCTTGTACGGCATCTGTTGCGCAGTCATTCGATTACAGCCATTATTAATTTTGCGGCTGAATCTCATGTGGATCGCAGCATTAGTGATCCAGGCATTTTCGTCACGACGAATATTTCTGGTACTCAAGTGTTGCTGGAAGCGGCTCGTACATATGGGATCAAAAAATACATCCAAATCTCTACGGATGAGGTTTACGGTTCTCTTGGGGCAACGGGCTTTTTCACAGAGGAAACGCCGCTTGCGCCAAACAGTCCTTATTCCGCAAGCAAGGCTGCCGGTGATCTGCTCGTTCGAGCCTACCATGAAACCTATGGCTTGAACGTAAACATTACTCGTTGCTCCAATAACTATGGTCCCTATCATTTCCCGGAAAAGCTTATTCCGCTCATGATTACTCATGCGTTGGACGGCAAGCCGCTGCCAATCTACGGAGATGGCTTGAATGTCCGCGACTGGCTGCATGTGCGCGATCATGCTGCTGCGATCGATCTGGTGCTTCATCAAGGCCAGCCGGGTGAAGTATACAACATCGGCGGGCATAATGAACGGACAAATATCCAGATTGTGGAGCTTATCCTTGAGCGCCTCGGGAAATCCAAGGATCTGATTCGTTATGTAGAGGACCGGCTTGGACACGATCGCCGTTATGCGATCGATCCCGCTAAGCTAGAGTCGGAGCTCGGCTGGAAGCCTAAGTATACGTTTGAGACCGGGATCGTGGAAACTATTGACTGGTATTTGGCGAATGAAGTTTGGTGGCGAGATATTCAATCCGGCCAATATTTGAATGGGTATGACTTCCTCTACGGTCAGACGGCAAATGGTTAA
- a CDS encoding dTDP-4-dehydrorhamnose 3,5-epimerase: MNIVTSKLNGVLIVETDVFGDNRGFFTESYNEQKFRQAGIEHNFIQDNHSLSQEPGTLRGLHYQLSPKAQTKLVRCISGAIYDVVVDLRKQSSTFGQWQGFILSEANKRQLLVPKGFAHGFCTLTANTQVMYKVDEYYSKEHDRGIRWDDPELGIDWPTTKVMLSDKDKIHPGIHEAEHNF, encoded by the coding sequence ATGAATATTGTTACTAGCAAGCTTAACGGAGTCCTGATTGTAGAGACCGATGTATTCGGCGACAATCGGGGCTTTTTTACGGAAAGTTATAATGAGCAGAAATTTCGGCAGGCTGGAATCGAGCATAATTTTATTCAGGATAACCACTCGCTGTCACAAGAGCCTGGTACGCTGCGGGGGCTTCATTACCAGTTGAGTCCGAAAGCTCAGACGAAGCTTGTACGCTGTATAAGTGGTGCAATCTACGATGTGGTAGTCGATCTGCGCAAGCAATCCTCCACTTTTGGCCAGTGGCAAGGTTTTATCTTAAGTGAAGCTAACAAGCGCCAGTTGCTTGTACCAAAAGGATTCGCTCATGGGTTCTGCACGCTCACTGCCAATACTCAGGTAATGTACAAGGTGGATGAGTATTATTCCAAGGAGCATGATCGTGGGATTCGCTGGGATGACCCCGAGCTTGGTATCGATTGGCCGACGACGAAGGTTATGCTTTCGGACAAGGACAAGATTCATCCGGGCATTCATGAGGCTGAGCATAATTTTTAG
- a CDS encoding Glucose-1-phosphate thymidylyltransferase: MKGIILAGGTGSRLYPLTKVTNKHLLPVGQYPMIYHSIYKLKAAGIDDILIVTGRDHMGDVVNLLGSGYEFGVSFTYKVQDQAGGIAQALGLARGFIGNESMAVILGDNVFQDDMKPFVDNFKQQGSGAKILLKEVHDPERYGVAELSGSLIVSIEEKPKQPKSTMAVTGIYMYDNNVFEIVKELKPSGRGELEITDVNNAYIQKGLLTYDVLSGWWTDAGTHESWAHANELVRHDTFDLNFGRQMAKV; the protein is encoded by the coding sequence ATGAAAGGCATTATCCTCGCAGGCGGTACAGGTTCACGGCTTTATCCTTTAACCAAGGTGACCAACAAGCACTTACTCCCGGTAGGTCAGTATCCGATGATTTACCATTCCATTTATAAATTAAAAGCAGCAGGAATTGACGACATCCTCATTGTCACGGGACGTGACCATATGGGCGATGTCGTTAATCTTTTGGGCAGTGGTTATGAATTCGGCGTCAGCTTTACCTATAAGGTACAGGATCAAGCCGGCGGTATTGCACAGGCGCTTGGTCTAGCACGTGGTTTCATTGGGAATGAGTCGATGGCTGTCATTCTCGGTGACAACGTGTTCCAGGATGACATGAAGCCATTCGTGGATAACTTCAAGCAACAAGGCAGCGGAGCAAAAATTCTGCTCAAGGAAGTTCATGATCCAGAAAGATATGGAGTAGCAGAGCTGAGTGGTTCGTTGATCGTCTCCATTGAAGAGAAGCCGAAGCAGCCGAAAAGCACGATGGCGGTAACTGGTATTTATATGTACGACAATAATGTATTCGAGATCGTCAAGGAGCTTAAACCTTCCGGCCGGGGCGAACTGGAGATTACGGATGTTAACAATGCCTATATTCAAAAAGGCTTGCTGACCTATGATGTGCTTAGTGGCTGGTGGACGGATGCAGGTACGCATGAATCATGGGCGCATGCCAATGAACTTGTTCGCCACGATACGTTCGACTTGAATTTCGGCCGCCAAATGGCCAAAGTCTAA
- a CDS encoding colanic acid/amylovoran biosynthesis glycosyltransferase yields the protein MKIAFIVGEFPAISETFIINQITGLIDRGNNVKIFAYKKRNESKVHPDVKKYDLEKYCHYHNMSENKLRRLLKAGLKIIKNPSLIKTLNFFKYGTSIFNLQALYTADLFAKRNEVNFDVVYCHFGTLGNIGAIVKDTGFVQGKLITTFHGNDITAYLKRRGNNAYDFLFNTGDLFLPISDNWKNKLLELGCNQSKILVHRMGIDTSKFTFELRNLQDNETVKCTTIARLVEKKGIEFGIRAIASLVRDFPSIHYNIIGDGPLKNELSNLINDLGVSDHVHLLGWREQDEVIKILKDTHIFLAPSVTAQDGDQEGIPVVLMEALSMGIPVISTIHSGIPELILDNEFGYLVPEKDVQALAERILYLCLNSHKWSVMGIKGRDFVENHYDINRLNEKLVLLFKGPGASERMLDV from the coding sequence ATGAAAATTGCTTTTATTGTAGGTGAATTCCCTGCAATTTCGGAGACTTTTATTATCAATCAAATAACTGGATTAATAGACCGAGGAAACAATGTGAAAATATTTGCATATAAAAAAAGGAATGAAAGTAAAGTACACCCTGATGTTAAAAAATACGATCTCGAAAAGTATTGTCATTACCATAATATGTCTGAAAATAAACTACGGCGTCTTTTAAAAGCTGGTCTGAAGATTATTAAAAATCCATCTCTCATCAAAACTTTAAATTTTTTTAAATATGGTACTTCAATCTTCAATTTACAAGCACTATACACCGCCGATTTGTTTGCTAAGAGAAATGAGGTTAATTTCGATGTGGTATATTGTCATTTCGGTACCCTGGGTAATATCGGTGCAATTGTTAAAGATACCGGTTTTGTACAAGGTAAACTAATCACAACGTTCCATGGAAACGATATTACCGCATATTTAAAAAGACGTGGTAATAATGCCTATGATTTTCTATTTAACACAGGGGACTTATTTTTACCTATTAGCGATAATTGGAAAAATAAGCTTTTAGAATTAGGATGTAATCAATCGAAAATTCTTGTGCACCGAATGGGAATAGATACATCGAAATTTACCTTTGAGTTAAGAAATTTGCAGGATAATGAAACTGTGAAATGTACGACAATAGCAAGGTTGGTAGAGAAAAAAGGAATTGAATTTGGCATCAGAGCAATTGCTTCTTTAGTTAGAGATTTCCCTAGCATTCATTATAACATTATTGGTGATGGACCACTAAAAAATGAACTCTCTAACCTGATTAACGATTTAGGAGTTTCAGATCACGTTCATTTATTAGGTTGGCGAGAACAAGATGAAGTTATTAAGATACTAAAAGATACGCACATTTTTTTGGCTCCAAGTGTTACCGCTCAAGATGGTGATCAAGAAGGGATACCAGTTGTCTTAATGGAAGCACTCTCGATGGGAATACCAGTAATTTCAACTATACATAGTGGAATTCCGGAGTTAATACTGGACAATGAATTTGGTTATTTAGTTCCTGAAAAAGATGTTCAAGCATTAGCTGAACGCATATTATATTTATGCTTAAATAGCCATAAGTGGTCTGTTATGGGTATTAAGGGGAGGGACTTTGTTGAAAATCATTATGATATTAACCGATTAAATGAAAAACTAGTATTGTTGTTTAAAGGCCCTGGTGCAAGTGAAAGGATGCTAGATGTCTGA
- a CDS encoding Glycosyltransferase involved in cell wall bisynthesis gives MKPSIIIASSLYEPMVVGGAEISTKILAESLCKYLDVHVVTVGLQKNGIEFEEVNGIKIYRIPCHNIFHYIDKKDKRTFEKIVWQTIDIFNPEIKKEIIKLIKEIKPQIMHTQNMSGLSLSVWKAASDLKIPIVHTLRDYTLLKPVRFNSYSKIYRSVARKISSRVNAVIGISEFILDKYVNHKYFNNSSKFIVYNAVELNKKFIGTKKNNDSTLVIGCIGQLEDNKGVEFLVKAFKDIPHTVSNKLVIVGSGSRKQELENLAAGDNRIEFTGHVKSVDVYKLLEQFDLVVVPSIWEEPFGRVIIESYSMSVPVIGSDIGGIPEVIIKNEDFLFKPRDIDSIKKSINNYFEMSQIERESIRQACYIHSQTFTIQKNVNEHLNLYRSLITIT, from the coding sequence ATGAAACCTTCAATAATAATTGCTTCAAGTCTTTATGAACCCATGGTTGTTGGCGGTGCAGAAATATCAACTAAAATCCTGGCAGAATCTTTATGTAAATATCTCGATGTACATGTAGTTACTGTAGGACTTCAAAAAAACGGTATAGAATTTGAAGAGGTAAACGGAATTAAGATTTATCGAATTCCTTGTCATAATATTTTTCATTATATTGATAAAAAAGATAAAAGAACTTTTGAAAAAATTGTTTGGCAAACAATAGATATTTTTAATCCTGAAATCAAAAAAGAAATTATAAAACTTATCAAAGAAATAAAACCTCAGATTATGCATACTCAAAATATGTCTGGTCTTAGTTTATCTGTCTGGAAAGCTGCGTCTGATTTAAAAATTCCGATAGTGCATACTCTCAGAGACTATACGTTATTGAAACCAGTTAGATTTAATTCTTATTCGAAAATTTATAGGAGTGTGGCAAGAAAAATTAGTAGTCGTGTAAATGCTGTTATAGGAATATCTGAATTTATACTCGACAAATATGTTAATCATAAATACTTTAATAATTCGTCAAAGTTTATTGTCTATAATGCTGTAGAATTAAACAAAAAATTTATTGGAACTAAGAAGAATAATGATAGCACATTGGTAATTGGATGTATTGGTCAATTAGAAGATAACAAAGGTGTAGAATTTCTTGTGAAAGCATTTAAGGATATACCACATACTGTTTCAAATAAACTTGTTATTGTTGGAAGTGGAAGTAGGAAGCAGGAACTTGAAAATCTTGCTGCTGGAGATAATAGAATTGAATTTACTGGTCATGTGAAATCAGTTGATGTTTATAAGCTTCTGGAACAATTCGATCTAGTAGTTGTTCCATCTATATGGGAAGAACCATTTGGTCGAGTTATTATAGAGTCTTATTCGATGAGTGTTCCAGTAATAGGATCAGATATTGGTGGAATTCCTGAAGTTATTATTAAAAATGAAGACTTTTTATTTAAACCGCGCGATATAGATAGTATAAAAAAATCTATAAATAACTATTTTGAAATGAGTCAAATTGAAAGGGAGAGTATTCGTCAAGCATGTTATATTCATTCTCAAACATTTACTATTCAAAAAAATGTAAATGAACACTTGAATTTATATCGTTCATTGATAACAATTACTTAG
- a CDS encoding Glycosyltransferase involved in cell wall bisynthesis: MENIKIAFCGTRGIPAAYGGFETAVDEITKKIIVQNQGTDCYIFCRSHSGKIIEDDFEGRKRIFIKGSDNRKLDTFLSSINTGLYLLKNRKKFDYVFWFNNANFFGILLTKIAGIPMAINTDGLEWRRAKWSLPFKAFYFLSSFLICLICRNLISDSISIQTYYKKRFFKKTKFIPYGSVNIPNEFDLSDQMSILAKHGVEYGKFYLQITRFEPDNLPLAIVKAFSETNLYKEGYKFILIGYKDSTKYSQEIMKLHNQSGVYIFPANYNIKELHILRKSAYCYVHGNSVGGTNPALLEAMISCKRVMAIDGPFSKEVLGPQLGNYFKETTLKEDFLKSQLMNDQSLGMSIRIKEKYNWDEVSLAYLSLAERSKVQNNYSKNIKGDFLELD; encoded by the coding sequence ATGGAAAATATAAAAATTGCTTTCTGTGGTACTCGTGGAATTCCTGCAGCATATGGTGGGTTTGAGACCGCAGTTGATGAAATTACAAAAAAAATAATAGTTCAGAACCAAGGAACTGATTGTTATATTTTTTGTAGAAGTCATAGTGGGAAAATTATTGAAGATGATTTTGAAGGTAGAAAGAGAATTTTTATTAAGGGGAGCGATAATCGCAAATTAGATACCTTTCTCTCTTCAATAAACACAGGTTTATATTTATTGAAAAATAGAAAAAAATTTGATTATGTTTTTTGGTTTAATAATGCTAATTTTTTTGGAATACTTCTAACAAAAATTGCTGGGATACCGATGGCGATTAATACAGATGGTCTTGAATGGAGACGAGCAAAATGGTCACTTCCTTTCAAGGCTTTTTATTTTCTTTCTTCATTTTTAATTTGTCTGATTTGTAGAAATCTAATATCAGATTCTATTTCAATTCAAACTTACTATAAGAAAAGGTTTTTTAAAAAGACTAAATTTATTCCATATGGATCAGTTAATATTCCAAACGAGTTTGATTTATCTGATCAAATGAGTATATTAGCCAAGCACGGTGTAGAGTATGGGAAATTTTACTTACAAATAACAAGATTTGAACCGGATAATTTACCTTTGGCAATTGTTAAGGCTTTTTCTGAAACAAACCTCTACAAGGAAGGATACAAATTTATTCTTATTGGATATAAAGATTCCACAAAATATTCTCAAGAAATAATGAAACTACACAATCAAAGTGGAGTCTATATTTTTCCTGCGAATTATAATATTAAAGAACTCCATATTCTAAGGAAATCAGCATATTGTTATGTACATGGCAATTCAGTAGGTGGAACTAATCCAGCTTTGTTAGAGGCAATGATTTCTTGCAAAAGAGTTATGGCAATTGATGGGCCCTTCAGCAAGGAAGTACTAGGACCACAGTTAGGAAACTATTTTAAAGAAACTACTCTTAAAGAGGATTTCTTAAAATCGCAATTAATGAATGATCAATCATTAGGTATGAGTATAAGAATTAAGGAAAAGTATAATTGGGATGAAGTAAGCTTAGCTTATCTATCTCTTGCTGAAAGAAGTAAAGTACAAAATAATTACAGCAAAAATATTAAAGGTGATTTTTTGGAACTAGATTGA
- a CDS encoding Glycosyltransferase involved in cell wall bisynthesis, with amino-acid sequence MRIGVDAHVLAGKFQGSRTYLLNLYNEVVKQSNPDDYVFFGHWGEQEAKPYGSNSKYINFQSESKLKRLTYQTSPMLKKNEIKLYHTQYISPLMVPCDTICTIHDVLFETHPQFFSKKEVLRNKILVRYSAQRAKQVHTVSQYSKNKIIELYGIPEHKVKVVPNGVDLSRFTPENKEESKALIEQKYGVRDFILTVGRIEPRKNHIALLNAYKILLEKNIPIGKLVIVGKPDFGFQSFFNRIEELNLKPYVQIIDSVDDEMLPHIYRAASVFVYPTFAEGFGIPPIEAMACGVPVVSSNSTAIPDVIGNAGLLIDPNDFIQISDSIFKIIQLDDKRKIVNEGYRQAKKWTWQSAASSYICSIKEIK; translated from the coding sequence ATGAGGATAGGTGTAGATGCGCATGTTCTAGCGGGGAAGTTTCAGGGAAGCCGTACTTATCTGCTAAATCTATATAATGAAGTCGTCAAGCAAAGTAACCCGGATGATTATGTATTCTTTGGCCACTGGGGAGAGCAGGAGGCCAAGCCTTATGGCTCGAACTCGAAATATATCAACTTCCAGTCGGAATCCAAGCTTAAACGGCTGACTTATCAAACCAGCCCTATGTTGAAAAAAAATGAGATCAAGCTCTATCATACCCAGTACATTTCACCTTTGATGGTCCCATGTGACACCATCTGTACCATCCACGATGTTCTATTTGAAACACATCCCCAGTTCTTCTCCAAGAAGGAAGTTCTGCGCAATAAGATTTTAGTCCGGTACTCCGCTCAAAGGGCAAAGCAAGTGCATACAGTATCTCAATATTCTAAGAACAAAATCATCGAGCTCTATGGAATACCGGAGCATAAAGTGAAGGTAGTACCTAATGGAGTGGATCTTAGCCGGTTCACACCTGAAAACAAGGAAGAATCAAAGGCTCTGATCGAACAGAAATACGGTGTCAGGGATTTTATTCTCACTGTAGGCCGGATCGAGCCTAGAAAAAACCATATCGCCTTGCTGAATGCCTACAAGATTCTACTTGAGAAGAACATACCGATAGGGAAGCTGGTTATTGTCGGAAAACCAGACTTTGGATTCCAAAGCTTCTTCAATCGAATTGAAGAGTTGAATTTGAAGCCTTACGTCCAAATCATAGATTCTGTTGATGATGAGATGCTCCCGCATATTTACAGGGCAGCATCTGTTTTTGTTTATCCAACTTTTGCAGAAGGTTTTGGAATTCCTCCTATTGAGGCCATGGCATGTGGAGTGCCAGTTGTTTCATCCAATTCGACTGCTATACCGGATGTAATTGGGAATGCAGGATTACTGATCGATCCGAATGACTTCATTCAAATTTCAGATTCAATATTTAAGATTATTCAATTAGACGATAAGAGGAAAATAGTCAATGAAGGATATAGACAAGCAAAAAAATGGACCTGGCAATCGGCAGCAAGTTCTTATATATGCTCTATCAAAGAAATTAAATAG